The DNA sequence AACGCCGACTTCGCGTGGTCGAACGCCGGCGCCGGCTTGAACGCCTTCGGGTCGTGGCACTACTCGCACTGCGTGCCGAGCTGGCCGCGGTGGAAGTCCTGGTGGCAGTCCTTGCACGCGGTCTCGAGCCCGAGCCAGCTCGCGGACTTGTCCTTGCGGCGGATGAGCGGCACCGCGCCCGACCTCTGGAAGTCGGGCTTGTGGCACTTGGCGCACGCGGCCTGCGCGTGCTTGCCCTCGAGCGCGTAACCCGTCTTCTGGTGGTCGAACTTCTCCGGCGTCCCGGACTCCCAGACGATCAGCTTGAAGTCGCGCCCGCCGTGGTCGGGGTGGCAGCTCACGCACTCCTTGCCGTTCAGCCGCGCGTGCGTGCCGCGATTGCGCGTCTTCATCCAGCCGATCTCGGTGTGGCAGGCGAGGCAGCGCTCGTCCATGCCGGACTTGCCGAGCTTCGCGGCGTGGCACTGGAAGCACTGCGTCGCGCCGTCGAGCGAGGCGTGCGCGTTCGAGAGCGGCCCGGGCGACACCTGGGCGCGCGCGGGAACGGACCCGGCGAGGAGCAGGGCGAGGAGGAACGCTGCGGCGTGGCGGGCGAGGGTGAATCGGCACCAGGAATTCATCCGTGCTTTCCGGTGGCCTCCAGGTCCACGGCCATTTCCTTCTTCACGATGCGCACGCCCATCCGCTCGAGGAACGGGTAGGGCGCTTCGCCTCCGATGCGGACCACGACGGCGTCGTTGGGCAGGAGTCGCAGCGCGCCCTGGTGCTCGAGCGCGACGACGTCGGGGCGGATCTCCTTCACCTGGCTCTGCAGCAGGAGCTCGACCTTGCCCGCCTTCACGGCGGCGTCGATCTTCTCCTGGTTGCGTTCCTTCACCCGCGCGAACTCCGTTCCGCGGTAGGACAGGGTGACGGTGGTGCCCTTCTGGTTGGCGAGTCCGAGTGCGGATTCGATCGCGCTGTCGCCGCCGCCCACCACCAGCATGCGCTTGCCCGCGAAGGCTTCCATTTCGACGATCTCGTAGAACACCTTGTCGAGATCTTCCCCGGTCACGCCCAGACGCCGCGGGGTGCCGCGCCGGCCCATCGCCAGGACCACGCGTCGCCCGCGGTGCTCCCCCTGCGCGGTGCGGACGATGAAACCGCTCGCCTCGCGCACCACGTTCTCGACGCGCTGCCCGGTCGTCACCCGGAGGCCGGTCTTCTCGATCGCGGTCTGCCACACTTTGAGCAGCGACTCCTTGGATGCGTCCGCCACCCAGAGATCGCCGTAGAGCGGGACGCGCAGGGGCTCCGCGAACAGCACCTTCTCGCGCGGATACTTGGCGATCGTATCGGCCAGCGTTCCCTGCTCGAGGATCAGGTAGTTGAGCCGCGAGCTCAGCGCTTCGAGCCCGGCCGACAATCCAGCCGGTCCGGCGCCGACGATCACCACGTCGTAGACGCCGGGACCCGCCGGCGCGCGTGAGGCCGCCAGCGTGCGCGCGACGTGCTCGATGGCGAGCTTGCCCTCGTTGACGGCGTTCTTGATCAGTCCACGGCCACCCAGCTCGCCGACCACGTACATCCCGGGCACGTTGCTCTCGAAGTCGGGACTGACCAGCGGCACCTGCAGGCGCTGTACCGATTCACCGGCGGTGATCACGATGCCGCTCACCGGGCAGGCCTCGGCGCAGTTCCCATGGCCCTTGCACAGATCGAGATTGACGATCGCGAGCTTGTTTTCGAGTCGGATCGCCCCCGGCTCCGGGCAAACGTCCACGCACGCGCCGCAGCCCACGCACACGTCGGCGCGCACCACCGCGTGACGCGGGCCGGAGGCCGCCGGCGCGCCGCTCACCACGCGCGCGGTGGCCAGCTCGAACGCCTGGAGCGGCGCGCGACAGCTCGGGCAGTGGCTCGCGCCCTGCGGCACCGCCTTGCGGCAGCGCGGGCAGCGGATCTCGGCCGCGCGCGCACCCGGCGCGCGGCGCAGGTGCAGAGCCACGAACACTCCGGTGAGGGCGGCAAACGCGATCACCGTGAGCAGCACGTCAGCGCCCCATCGAGAAACCGCCGACGCCGCCCACCCAGATCGCGACCACCACGTGCACCAGCACCGCGATCAGCGCGGTCGCGGCAAACGGCCGGTGGAACACGTGCCAGGCTCCGAACAGGCGGCGGGCGGCGTCCAGCACGTGGACCTCCTGCTGGAGCCGGATCTCGCGGCGCGCGAGCCGCAGCGTGTCGTCGAGCGCCTGGTCGTCGAGCGGGCGCGTGCCGGGCCGCGGGCGCGACCACTGCTCGCGGAGTTGGCGAATCATCCGGCCGCGCTGGAAATCGTCGCGAATCAGGCGCATCACCGTACGGATCGGATCGAGCCCCTGGTAGGGCGCGGGATCCACGGCCAGCGCGCGCTCGACCGCCATGGGTTCGAGTCCGGTGACGGCGGCGATGTGAGTGAGGAGCGTGCGGCGCTCCTGGCTCACGTCTTCGATCGACATCTCGACGCCGTTCCGGCGCCGGGGAATGTGCGTGTACAGATAGCGGCCGACGATCCCGGACAACGCCACCACGAACATGGACAGGTAGCCGAGGCCGATCAGGCCGTCGAAGCGCCAGCCGGCGTGCACCGCCACGATCACCGGGAGCGCGAGCCCGATCACGATGTGCACGCGCAGCCACGAACCGATCGCGCCGGTCCAGGAAAGCCAGCGCGCCGACTTCCGGATCGCGTACGCCCACATGAACAGGAACAGCGCGAGCCCGGCGACGCCGAGCCAGAGCCCGATCGGACCCGAGGGCTTGAGCAGCGCGTGGAGCGGATGGCGGAGCCGGCCGGCCGGAGCGAGCGTGTAGTAGCGCCAGCCCCACGCCGTGATCGCGACCGGGGGGGCGAGCAGCGCCAGCACCGCCCAGAAATCGGCCCGTCCGCGGCGCCCGGCCCCGGTGGCTGCACGCGGGCCACCCACCGGCCGGAGCGTGGCCGGGGGCGGGCCCGACTCTCGTTGTGCACGAACAGTCGAGAATCCCATGGCAATCCGCAATGCTCGGGAAATGGGAACACCCGGCGGGACAGCGAATGGCGAGCCCTCGCGCCGGGGCCGTCCTGGTGGGGCAAGAGCGGTGCCGGCGCTGCGCTTATCTCTACCACCCATTCGAGCCGAGCGGTTCCGGAATCTTGGCTCGTCTCGCGCCCGCTGCTATTGTCCGCGATTCGATGACGACTCGACGACGGAACGTGGAAATCATCGGCATTCCGGTGGATCTCGGGGCGGGTCGACGGGGGGTCGACATGGGCCCCTCGGCGATCCGGATCGCCGACCTCGAGCCCCGGCTCGAGGGGCTGGGGCACAAGGTCACCGACTTCGGTGACATCGATGTGGTGATCCCCGAGACCCAGAAGGTGGGCGCCGGCAAGCTCCGTTACAAGGCGCCGATCCTGGCCGCCTGCGACGAGCTCAGGAAGCAGGTCGAACGCAGCCTCGGCGAGGGCCGCATGCCGCTGGTGCTGGGCGGCGACCACAGCATCGCGATCGGCTCGGTGGCGGGCTCGAGCGCCCACTTCGCGCGCTCGAACGAAAACATCGGCCTGATCTGGTTCGACGCTCACGGTGACGCCAACACGCCCGAGACCACGCCGTCCGGAAACATTCACGGCATGTCGCTGGCGGTCTCGCTGGGGCTCGGCGACAGCGATCTGGTCAACCTGGGCGGCCGCGCACCCAAGGTGCTGCCCAACAACACCGTGCTGATCGGCTGTCGCGACCTGGATCCGGGGGAGCGGCAGATCCTGCGGAAGAGCGGCGCCACCGTCTACACCATGCGCGACATCGACGAGCGCGGCATGCGCGACGTGGTGGACGAAGCGATCGGCCTCGCCAGCGACAACTCCGCCGGCATCCACGTCTCGTTCGATCTCGACGTCGTGGATCCCGAAGACGCGCCCGGCACCGGAACGCCGGTGTGGGGCGGGATCACGTATCGCGAGGCGCATCTGGCGATGGAGATGCTCAGTGATCGCGCCTCGATCGTGGCCCTCGATCTGGTCGAAGTGAATCCGGTGCTCGACAGCCAGAACATGACCGGCATCCTCGCCGCCGAGCTGGCGCAGAGCGCGCTCGGCAAGCGCATCCTGTAGTCCCTTCGGCTCGGAGGTCGATGCTCAGGGATCGGAGATTCTGGTTTCTGGTGGCGGTGCTGGCCGCGCTGGTGGCGGTGCTGGCGCTGCCCCGAGCGGTCAGCCACTGGGCGCCCGCGCCGCCGGCCAATCGCCCGAGCGCCATCGATTCGGCGGCGGGGGTGGCGCGCGCCGTCGAAGTCGCGCCCGACCAGGATCTCGGTATTCAGCCCCGGCACCCCGAGATCGGTTTCCGCTCGCGCGAGCTGCTCGAGGAGCACTTCCGCAAGCACGGCCGGGAGTTCCACGCCCGCTCGGCCGAGGAGTACCTGCGCATGGCCCAGACGCTGCGCGACCGGCGGAAGGGACGCGATGTGGTCGAGTTCGTGCGCAACGATGCCGTGACCTGCAAGTTCGATCGCGAGAGCGGAGCATTCATCGCCTACGACTCCGACGGGACCATCCGCACCTATTTCCGGCCTCGCGACGGCGAGGCCTATTTCGAGCGGCAGAAGAGCCGCTCACACGAGGGACCATGAGCGCCGAAGAGGTTCGCGATTTCCTGCGCGCGCGCGGCTGCCCGGAGCCGGTGGCGAACGCCGGCCTCGCCGGCCTGATCGAGGACTGGGAGCGGATCGCCGAGGAGATCGTGACCGGCTATGCGGTCGGGCTCGACGACTACCTCAACGACATGGACGTGCGCGAGCTGATCGCGGCCGCGATCGCGGCGGTGCCGAAGGTCCTGCCGCCGGCGCTGCGCCGCAAGCTCGAGGCCGCCGACCAGCGCGCGCGCTCGGCGCTGGTGCCGGCCGCGCGCTGCCTGTGGGGGCCGCGGCTCGCGGCCGCCAACGCCTGGGACGCCCAGGGACACTGGTGGTACTTCATGAAGCCGGCGCGTCCCGGCGACGAGCTCAAACGCGATCTCCAGGGCGGATAAAGCTCACCCGCCGCTCTTCACCGCCTCGACCCGCCGCAGCAGGTACAGGAACAGCGCCAGGTAGTCGCGGCCCTCGCGCGGGTGCAGGAAATGCGCCCGCACGTGCTCGCGGCCGTTGCGGCCAAGTCGACGCCGCAGCGCCGGCCCGTGCAGCAGGCGGAGCATCTGAAGCGCGCAGCCCTCGATCGAGCGCACCAGCAGGCCGGTGCGCTCGTGCAGGACCTGGAGCGGGATGCCTCCCACCGCGCTCGCCACCACCGCGCGCTCCTTCCACAGCGCTTCCGACACCGTGAGCGCGAAGCCCTCGCGCAGCGATTTCTGGACCACCACCGTCGATCGGCGCTGGAGCGCGTTGATCGCGAGGTGACTGTCGGGCGGAAGCGCGAGCAGGGTCACGTCGCGCGCGTTCCCCACCTGCTGCCGCACCTCGGCCAGTACCGCCGCGCCCTCGGGGTCGTCGTCGGCGGTGCCGCCGGCCAGCACCAGGTGTGCGCGGGTCCGGCGTCGCGCGAGTCGAAATGCCTCCACCACGCCGGCGGGGTCCTTCAGCCGATCGAAGCGCGACACCTGAGTGACGAGCGGCGTGTTGGCCGGCAGCGCGAAGGGCGCGAGCAACGAGTCCACCTCGGCTTCCTCGAGCGGGCGATTCTTGTCGGAGAGCGGATCGATCGAG is a window from the Candidatus Sulfotelmatobacter sp. genome containing:
- a CDS encoding NAD(P)-binding domain-containing protein; this encodes MLLTVIAFAALTGVFVALHLRRAPGARAAEIRCPRCRKAVPQGASHCPSCRAPLQAFELATARVVSGAPAASGPRHAVVRADVCVGCGACVDVCPEPGAIRLENKLAIVNLDLCKGHGNCAEACPVSGIVITAGESVQRLQVPLVSPDFESNVPGMYVVGELGGRGLIKNAVNEGKLAIEHVARTLAASRAPAGPGVYDVVIVGAGPAGLSAGLEALSSRLNYLILEQGTLADTIAKYPREKVLFAEPLRVPLYGDLWVADASKESLLKVWQTAIEKTGLRVTTGQRVENVVREASGFIVRTAQGEHRGRRVVLAMGRRGTPRRLGVTGEDLDKVFYEIVEMEAFAGKRMLVVGGGDSAIESALGLANQKGTTVTLSYRGTEFARVKERNQEKIDAAVKAGKVELLLQSQVKEIRPDVVALEHQGALRLLPNDAVVVRIGGEAPYPFLERMGVRIVKKEMAVDLEATGKHG
- the rocF gene encoding arginase, producing MTTRRRNVEIIGIPVDLGAGRRGVDMGPSAIRIADLEPRLEGLGHKVTDFGDIDVVIPETQKVGAGKLRYKAPILAACDELRKQVERSLGEGRMPLVLGGDHSIAIGSVAGSSAHFARSNENIGLIWFDAHGDANTPETTPSGNIHGMSLAVSLGLGDSDLVNLGGRAPKVLPNNTVLIGCRDLDPGERQILRKSGATVYTMRDIDERGMRDVVDEAIGLASDNSAGIHVSFDLDVVDPEDAPGTGTPVWGGITYREAHLAMEMLSDRASIVALDLVEVNPVLDSQNMTGILAAELAQSALGKRIL
- a CDS encoding glycosyltransferase, whose protein sequence is MSTETGARAESLVDGYRAVAGDHAIEVLERLAFELRGHRLVMVNSTATGGGVAEILHRLVRLFEELGLPIAWEVMPGDARFYAITKSLHNALHGVRVELTGSDRDHFMDVSREAAKTLALDGDLIMIHDPQPAALASLRRKPGQHWVWRCHIDLSHRTPEAWEFLEPHLLYYDAAICSHPDFASGLPVPGFLSAPSIDPLSDKNRPLEEAEVDSLLAPFALPANTPLVTQVSRFDRLKDPAGVVEAFRLARRRTRAHLVLAGGTADDDPEGAAVLAEVRQQVGNARDVTLLALPPDSHLAINALQRRSTVVVQKSLREGFALTVSEALWKERAVVASAVGGIPLQVLHERTGLLVRSIEGCALQMLRLLHGPALRRRLGRNGREHVRAHFLHPREGRDYLALFLYLLRRVEAVKSGG